In Engraulis encrasicolus isolate BLACKSEA-1 chromosome 15, IST_EnEncr_1.0, whole genome shotgun sequence, the genomic window TTCCCCCCCTTCTGCGGTgcgaaaactttttaaaaaacattaagcTAAAATGGGGCATTCTGCGACTATCTGACGGACAGTTTTAGCTTTTGTGGTCACCCTAAAAGTAAAAAGATAGTGCACTTGAACATGACTGAAGAAATAGGAGCATATCCATCCTATGAAACACACAAATTAAGCATAGAAATAAGACATAGGCTACTTGAAatgggatcaccaccagaattgaatcacttgttcctttggtacagcaactccacaaagtttcgtccaaatccgttggtTTAAGTTTTTGAGATATGcagctgacaaacagacaaaccaacgtgaccgaaatcATGACGACCTTGGCAGAGAAAATTAAGCCATTAGACATAGGCCACTTGAACTGTATTGTGGTTTCATATTGGGCAAAAGGAATAGATTCATCATTGACCTAATGTACCAGGGGACTTAAAAAAGCATGACAATGAGCATGACAAATACATGAGCATGGCCCTAATACTGGGGGTCCCGTTTGTTAAATCATAATTCAAATCATAATTATAGTCATAATTGTAATTACAccttgataaataaataataataataataataataataataataataataatggatggagatgtagggaaagGTCAGGGGGATTTgacccggcaacccctagattgaaagaccaactctctaaccactaggccacggctcagTAAAAGAACAGAAAGTGGGAGGGGTAAATCTTCACACTGTTGTGACTGTCTTGTTGTTGATTTCATATTAATATTCATGTCCATTAATGTCCATTCTACTCCTCACAGGGCATCAGTTACACTGCGGTTCCAGTGGAGAGGAGTTTCGTGGAAAAACACATTCTGCTGCCCTGACTACAGAGAGGCCGTACgtctgcagtcagtgtgacaagagctttaagagaaaagatgagctccaaatccaccagcgtgttcacacaggggagaaaccattttcatgcaccgactgtggaaagagtttctcacagttTGCTAACCTCTGcacacatcgtcgcattcacactggagagaagccgcacgcttgcagtcagtgtgaccagagctttaagagaaaagacaggctccaaatccaccagcgtgttcatacaggggagaaaccattttcatgcactgactgtggaaagagtttctcgcGGTCTTCTAACCTCCAGACACATCGCCGCTTTCACACGGGAGAGAAAGCGTACGGTTGCAGTCAATGTGGCAAGAGCCTTAGGACAAAACAAAACCTCCAAATCCACATGcgcattcacacaggggagaaaccattttcatgcactgactgtggaaagagtttctcagaaTCTTCTAACCTCCACAAACATCGTCAcactcacactggagagaggccttatgcttgcagtcattgtcacaagagctttaagacaaaatcAAACCTTCAAATCCACCAGCGTATTCACactggggagaaaccattttcatgcaccgactgtggaaagagtttctcacagtcttTTAACCTCCACTCACAtcgccgcattcacactggagagaggccgtacgcttgcagtcagtgtggcaaAAGCTTTAAGACAAAATCAGAGCTCCAAATCCACCAACGTGTTCATACAagagagaaaccattttcatgcacatactgtagaaagagtttctcacagtcttCTAACCTCCACGCACAtcatcgcattcacactggagagaggccgtatgcttgcagtcagtgtgacaagagtttCTCATGGTCTTATTACCTTAAGAAACACTTGCTGTCACACTTGAGAGAGTAAATCTTTGCACCAATCAAGACTGCTCTCTGTAAGCCCCAACATCAAACCCTGGGTAACCAGAGATGTCCAGCAACTCCTCAATAAGAAAAAGAAGCTTTTAAGGAGGGCAACTTGACAGAGCTGAGGAGTGTACAGTGAGAACTGAAAAGCAGACTGAAGGAGTCCAAGGTGGCATACAGGAAGAAAGTTGaaacaactagaagcactcagagagcgcagacctccgctaaGGAAGCTGCGTGATGGTACATTTGACAATCTTACACTATGGCTATGTCTCAACGCACTTTTgtctgacagtcagtgcacatggtgcatagtgctcaaatttttccatgacactatgcactaaagacctcagtgcactgtgccctctctggaagtgacggttgagcatggcattagcttgccaaaatatgagttggctactgtttacaatgcacagcatctggtgcttgtatttccatgtccttcaatcacacatacaatacgttGATTAGCATgaaatcgaatcgtgaatcgagttttttttaatgaaaaaaaaatctaaattttatTTTTAGGGTGAATATCCCAGCCCTACGTTATACATTAAtgttgtatgtgggccaactgtaatacacatttgaaatgtcatcaagtgaagagaaaatccgaagtgctcagggaattgttcagaaaaaatctggaaggtgctctttggtgttggggaaaaaaaaacaatatcttgtcaaaaaagggagtccaaggcactcttcttgtggaaaaatattaaaaagcctttattgaaacatggctaaaagatttaaaacatgggagcagagacccacgcttttcggcgcaagccttcttcagggtaactgctcaaacaggaattcctaatgatatacacctgccaagcacaggtcacatgaaccatttcccaggtaaaaattacatgcaagagccactaggtggccacacaggtgtcaaaagccagtaaaatagagagagagagagagagagagagagagagagagagagagagaatcacatacaagagccactagatggccatacaggtgtcacaggccagtgaatggccaggtagaggggaaaaaaacatatatacaaacaAAAGAAGATACATCAATAGCCACTAGGTGGCAACCGGCTTAGATAAGGACAGCTACCAATACTAGAAAACCACTTATAAACTGAGAAGTCATTACAAAAAAGGACTAAAATCAATGTCTTCATTTAATCCTGGGTATGTCATGGCCTGCATAGTGTATATGTAGAAAGTTTCCCtttgtagtaataattttaacCTGTCACCACCCCTAATATTCTTTTTGATTGTTTCTAAACCTTCAACCATTAACCCATCTGGATtgctattgtgtgctgtgtgaaaaTGTTTAGCCATAGGATAATCCAAGTTAACCTTCCTAATGGCATTTTTATGCCCGGAGACTCTGTCTTTTAGACGCCTTTTTGTACGGCCTATATAAAAACAGCCGCAGGAGCATGATAAACGATACACCACAAAGGTGGTATTGCAGTTGATGAATGCTTGATGAAGGCAGGTGTATAtcattaggaattcctgtttgagcagttaccctgaagaaggcttgcgccgaaacgcgtgggtctctgctcccatgttttaaatcttttagccatgtttcaataaaggctttttaatatttttccacaagaagagtgccttggactcccttttttgacaacacatttgaaatgatctggtgGGCCGAATGAAATGactccgtgggccaaatttggggTGGGCTGGTGGTGAAGGTTACACATGTCAATTATTCCaagagtgtgtatgtactgtatgtgtgtgaggacaTTCAAACATAGCAGCAATGCAGATATACACAGTAATGGAACAGAGCTATGCACAGCCAACTACAACAGTAATGGAACAGAGCTATGCACAGCCAACTACAACAGTAATGGAACAGAGCTATGCACAGCCAACTACAACAGTAATGGGAAGTAGTGGTGGAACTGCACATGCTTTAAGTAGAGATGcagcggatcctgatttttaggatcctgccggataccggataccggatccactgattAAGATCCTGgtggatccagaaccggataccggatcctacgaaagggttgaaacacatagcctacttacacatgtgggccctgtttattacgttgactcaaactatttttttagactcattggcttactgacaaagtgcctgcaacggccgcttccaaagggctttcactccatgcagcaattggggttgtgaaagactgacttaaAAGCCTAAGCtaagtaaaaactagagatgtaccagatcctgatttttaggatcctaccagataccggatccactgcttaagatcctgccggaccctgtgaaaaaccctattatcctgccagatcctgaacaggatcttggatccggtgcatctctagttttaacaacaaatgtattttaAAGAATAAATGAAGACTTTTAACAATAAAAGTACTTACAAGAACAAACAATGGTATTTTAAGCAACATTGGTATTTTTTCACATTCTCCTCTTTCTGTATTGTCTCTGGTGGTAGAGGTTTATATTGCTattgacttttaaaaaaagagcGGTTTGTAGGCTATGTGTTAATGTATgggcatcataacagcattagaataacaATATAACAGCACATCAGGACACAGTCATGGTAGGCTACAGTTCATGTCATATAGAGGATTCTATTATTGTGATTGTTTTCCAAGCCTGAGCCTTTTCTATGCTATGCCTTATTGCATTAGAAGCATcataacagcatgcacagcaggaTACAGACATTATGTCAGGCATCACAGGGTTTTATTGTTGTGATTTTCTTTTCAATAAATGACCAAGACAAGGTTTGCAGTGAACAATTCTTTCTTTACTTAATTGTCAAATTCCTGCgttcgttccaatatgcgaccttgcatcctccacttgtgcttgtagcctcgtaacaggaagtaatatgtcacaacgacatcactgacaacagcattatatttcaatatctcgcaaaaactcaattgttaagacattttctcatttgcaaactagatggtgatggtgaagaatagtcccccaaaaatagttttggctaggctgacagctgggaaactttattgtcttCTTCACGGACGAGGGGCCAGCaggcgggacgaggccacaagcacaagtccaggacgcaaggttgcatattggaatactCTCCCTATTACAGGATTCTACTCCTTCTGTCTTCTTCCTCTATTCGCCCTCCGCCTCCCACCTTTCTAACTTACCCCCAAACAGTAAGTAGGGCTCCCCCTTGTGGTGTGAATTAATAATGAAGATGGCACAGTGAATCATGAACATTACAATTGCTTTAAATTAAACCTGCACCTTTTCTAATTTATAGCATCATACCAGCATGGAGTAAGGTGCTTCAACTTCAATAGCTGAACATCATAACATGCAACCTAATTTATGTTGCGGTGGATGTCTACTGTATATTGCCATTGCTTTACAATAAGCAGATGACTTTTACGGTACTGAACATGATGGGAGTGGCTCTTTTTAACCAtacttattatttatattataattattcataattattcataattattattattattattattattattattatcatatggTAGGCCTAGTAGTAATATGTTTTACTTTGAAGTAGAGGTTTATTTTGACATTGAAGTTGACCAACAGCTGGTCTCTCGTCGTCACTTCCTTCCTCTCGTTCAAGGAagtcaaaacaaacacagtacAGACCGACAAGCacgtgtaggcctactatcaccGTTGTTTGTGTTACAGAAAGCGTATTCGAAGGAACATCCTTTTTCTTTTACACCCATATTTGTTCGACTGCTTTGGAGACACCGAAAAGGTGCAGGTAAGTCCGTTATTTCATTCAAGGTTTGTTGTAGGTGTGCTGGTCGTGTAGCCCACTGCAGCTA contains:
- the LOC134464179 gene encoding zinc finger protein 664-like isoform X1, which codes for MPSAEVNSPLQLMRSVKEETEEFSLADSPSQLNIKEEGEEFPGSQEQLEIKEERGEFPGSPEQLNVKEETEQFPGSAPQLRSVKEDSEETLRSLYSLRSVSVVLVDCCRPQGRQENNEENHRDAEATKRSGHQLHCGSSGEEFRGKTHSAALTTERPYVCSQCDKSFKRKDELQIHQRVHTGEKPFSCTDCGKSFSQFANLCTHRRIHTGEKPHACSQCDQSFKRKDRLQIHQRVHTGEKPFSCTDCGKSFSRSSNLQTHRRFHTGEKAYGCSQCGKSLRTKQNLQIHMRIHTGEKPFSCTDCGKSFSESSNLHKHRHTHTGERPYACSHCHKSFKTKSNLQIHQRIHTGEKPFSCTDCGKSFSQSFNLHSHRRIHTGERPYACSQCGKSFKTKSELQIHQRVHTREKPFSCTYCRKSFSQSSNLHAHHRIHTGERPYACSQCDKSFSWSYYLKKHLLSHLRE